The following DNA comes from Acinetobacter sp. TR3.
AGAAATCTCTTCATTCCAAATCTGTAAATTTCTAGATTTTTGATTATATGTATCAAAATTTTGACCCGTAAATCGAGGTTGAACTTTCGGAAAAGTTTTTTCGATGGGATATCCTAGAATTTCACAAACCTTTTGTTTAACAACTTTAGATCTTGATTTTACAGCATAAGCACTCACATCAAAACCACATAATTTTTCATTTAAAATTTGTTCTAGGATTTCATCTGGAATCCATAGTTCAGGATGGCCAATAGTGATAGGGGTATGAATCGTAATACCTGCATTTTGGATATTACGAACATACTCATCTGCTGATAGTAGCGTCATTAAAGTCTCTTGGAATCAATAGTTCTGGAACAGTGATTCCAAGTGCTTCAGCAATTATCTCTAAGGAACTTAAAGAAAGATTTTTTTCACATCTCTCAATAGCTCCTATATATGTCCTATGCAATTTACAAAGTTCAGCTAACTCTTCTTGTGAAAGATTATTGGCTGATCTATAACTTTTTAGATTATTAGAAATAATCAATAGTAGTTTATGACTAGGCTTACGAAACATTATTGGAAATCACTTATTTGAGTCCAAATAATGAAAATATGATGACAATAAGTCGACAGACGATAAGTAGCATTAGAGAGTATAAGTCGTATTTAATTATGAAATTTTTCTACAATTAACATAAGACGAATTATGCGAATCAAAAAAAATTGGTAATAAAAAAACCCCGACATCCTGTCGGGGTTTTTCGTATTTAGTACTAGGGTCAACTCCTGTCATCCCTCGCGTCCTGTCGCTGATCTTGTTATTTTTATCTGGAACATCCTGTTCTCAATGAAGCCATGATATGCAATCTGGTGGTATCTGCCTATTGGTGATTTTCTTGAATGCCTGTACGCCAGAACGTACATGCAGATATCCTCAAATTATCCCAAGAATTGTCCGCAGGAAATGGGGATAATTTCAGAAATGAGAGCCTTTAGAAATCAGGAAAATTTGGATTTTTGAATATTTTTTAACCAATTTTATTGGCTAAAAGTGACAAAAGTGCTTAAAAAGCAGCCGACTTGTTTCGGAGTCGGCTTTTTACCTATTTTTTAGTCATGACTAATTTTTTAAATATTTGAAAAACAAGGATATTTTAAAAGGTATTTCGCATAACAGCCATTATGTTAAATCAGCAGTCAGAGCTTGGATCTTCCAGCTGTAAATAAGTCTCGAATTTCCCTCTAATACTGTCAGGTAAAGCTAAGTCGTCTATATTTTTTTGACTTGCCAGCATGTATGTTTTTAGAGCATCAAAGGCCTTTTGATCATCTAATAACATATGGATAAATTTACTTCGATTGATTCCCATATCTTCACAAAAAACATCCAATTTCATGAGATCTGGCTCAGGTAACTTAAATGACATTGCGAGAGTTTTTACAGACTTTGCATCTAGCTCTGTGGCATGACGGAGACCTAGTTCTTCAAAATAATTACTCATTAGCTTGCCCCTTCTTTTGTTGATTCAGTATTTCATATGCTAAATCCGTAGCTCGGTCTATGAAGCCCATTTTTTCCAGCATGGAGATATGGAAATACTCATTTCCTGAATCTTTGAGTTTATTTTTTATCTTAATTAAATGGTCCTGTACTGCATCAATATCAGTATTTTCTTGATTTAAATCACCAATCTGATAAAGGCCTTTCAAATATGAAAGATAAGCTGATTCTATATAAGAGCTAACTATTTCTTGAAGAACTTTACTCTTGCTTTTGCCTATA
Coding sequences within:
- a CDS encoding helix-turn-helix domain-containing protein, coding for MFRKPSHKLLLIISNNLKSYRSANNLSQEELAELCKLHRTYIGAIERCEKNLSLSSLEIIAEALGITVPELLIPRDFNDATISR